A window from Streptomyces sp. NBC_00271 encodes these proteins:
- a CDS encoding GMC family oxidoreductase encodes MVVGGGSAGAVLAARLSEDPQREVLLIEAGPDYPAGQFPHGLRTPHLLADPDHDWGYTARGTDRAPGIPAPRGRTMGGSSAVNAGVAIRARPGDFAAWADRYGIKGWSYEDVLPTFRRMENTPAGDDAYHGRLGPFPVRQWSYEQLTSPLRAFVDGSADRGFRRVEDFNGAEQEGVGGYPVNIVGGVRQNTALAYLTPPVRQRPNLRVLSEVTADTVLIKDGTARGVVSASGTVYRAAEVILAAGSYGSPAILLRSGVGPAKDLRALGIGVVADLPVGRRLQDHPFFHSLFALAPGHQTMTDAFSAGLWCASTEAQAGELDLGIVAVHLLDGSFSPTGGALLLATAVTRPESRGSLRLAGRDPYAAPVIDDNYLATARDRRRMLEGVKLVRGLVGTPRFARVLAGELVPGDAVRGDEELLDTIEAGISTYGHPTSTVPMGGPEDEWSVVDESGAVKGVERLRVVDASIMPEVPSTVTNATTIMIAEHIARRVYRA; translated from the coding sequence ATCGTCGTCGGAGGCGGATCCGCGGGCGCCGTGCTCGCTGCCCGGCTCAGCGAGGACCCGCAGCGCGAGGTCCTGCTGATCGAGGCAGGCCCGGACTACCCCGCGGGGCAGTTCCCCCACGGGCTGCGGACCCCGCATCTGCTGGCCGATCCGGACCACGACTGGGGCTACACCGCGCGGGGCACCGACCGGGCCCCGGGCATCCCCGCTCCGCGCGGCCGGACCATGGGGGGCAGTTCCGCCGTCAACGCGGGGGTGGCCATCCGGGCGCGTCCCGGGGACTTCGCCGCCTGGGCGGACCGTTACGGCATCAAGGGCTGGTCCTACGAGGACGTCCTCCCCACGTTCAGGCGCATGGAGAACACACCGGCCGGCGACGACGCCTACCACGGGCGCCTGGGCCCCTTCCCCGTCCGCCAGTGGTCCTACGAGCAACTCACGTCGCCTCTGCGGGCGTTCGTCGACGGCTCGGCGGACCGCGGGTTCCGGCGTGTCGAGGACTTCAACGGGGCCGAGCAGGAGGGCGTCGGCGGCTATCCCGTCAACATCGTCGGCGGGGTGCGGCAGAACACCGCCCTGGCCTATCTGACGCCACCGGTGCGCCAGCGCCCCAATCTCCGGGTGCTGAGCGAGGTCACCGCCGACACCGTACTCATCAAGGACGGCACGGCGCGCGGCGTGGTGAGTGCCTCCGGCACCGTGTACCGGGCCGCCGAGGTGATACTCGCCGCCGGCAGCTACGGCAGTCCGGCCATCCTGCTGCGCTCCGGCGTCGGACCGGCGAAGGACCTGCGGGCACTGGGCATCGGTGTGGTCGCCGACCTGCCGGTCGGCCGGCGGTTGCAGGACCATCCCTTCTTCCACTCGCTGTTCGCCCTGGCGCCCGGGCACCAGACGATGACGGACGCCTTCTCGGCGGGTCTGTGGTGCGCCTCGACCGAGGCTCAGGCCGGCGAACTGGACCTCGGCATCGTGGCCGTGCACCTGCTGGACGGCTCCTTCAGTCCGACCGGCGGAGCCCTGCTCCTGGCGACGGCCGTCACCCGGCCGGAGTCACGAGGCTCCCTCCGCCTGGCCGGCCGGGACCCCTACGCCGCTCCGGTCATCGACGACAACTACCTCGCCACCGCCAGGGACCGCCGCCGCATGCTGGAGGGCGTGAAGCTCGTGCGCGGCCTCGTGGGCACGCCGCGGTTCGCACGGGTACTGGCCGGCGAACTCGTTCCCGGCGACGCGGTCCGGGGCGACGAGGAACTGCTGGACACGATCGAGGCCGGGATCTCCACTTACGGTCACCCCACCTCGACCGTGCCCATGGGAGGGCCCGAGGACGAATGGTCCGTGGTCGACGAGTCGGGCGCGGTCAAGGGGGTCGAGCGGCTGCGCGTCGTGGACGCCTCCATCATGCCGGAGGTCCCGTCCACCGTGACCAACGCGACCACCATCATGATCGCGGAGCACATCGCCCGCCGCGTGTACCGGGCCTGA
- a CDS encoding LLM class F420-dependent oxidoreductase: MNLGMAIADFTQPQGPAGIARHVGRLARTAEEYGFTRIAVMDHLFQIGIVGTSEQEMLEAYTTLGYLAASTERVELLALVTSAGYREPGLLAKMVTTLDVLSEGRAALGIGVGAGFNVAEARGLGLPFPPVAERFERLEETLRICLQMWSDDEGPFNGRHYRLERTLNSPATVRRPHPPILIGGSGEQKTLRLVAEYGNACNLFHGPDLRHKLDVLRGHCDRAGRDYDTIEKTVLLPLDPGPRGKHVPGLLAELRRLHRIGIDHVIGPVRGADQQAALQLLGERVVPEAAHF; the protein is encoded by the coding sequence ATGAACCTCGGCATGGCCATCGCTGACTTCACCCAGCCCCAGGGCCCGGCAGGCATCGCACGTCACGTGGGCCGGCTCGCCCGCACCGCGGAGGAGTACGGGTTCACACGCATCGCCGTCATGGACCATCTCTTCCAGATCGGGATCGTGGGGACGTCCGAACAGGAAATGCTGGAGGCGTACACCACGCTGGGCTACCTGGCGGCGAGCACCGAACGCGTGGAGCTTCTCGCCCTGGTGACCTCGGCCGGCTACCGCGAGCCCGGCCTGCTGGCCAAGATGGTCACCACGCTCGACGTGCTGTCCGAGGGCCGGGCGGCCCTGGGCATCGGTGTCGGCGCGGGGTTCAACGTCGCCGAGGCGCGCGGACTGGGCCTGCCCTTCCCGCCCGTCGCCGAGCGGTTCGAACGCCTCGAGGAGACGCTGCGGATCTGCCTGCAGATGTGGAGCGACGACGAAGGGCCCTTCAACGGCCGCCACTACCGGCTCGAGCGCACCCTCAACTCCCCCGCCACGGTACGGCGCCCCCACCCGCCGATCCTGATCGGCGGGTCCGGCGAGCAGAAGACGCTGCGGCTCGTCGCGGAGTACGGCAACGCCTGCAACCTCTTCCACGGACCGGACCTCCGGCACAAACTCGACGTGCTGCGCGGACACTGCGACCGGGCCGGGCGGGACTACGACACGATCGAGAAGACCGTCCTCCTCCCCCTCGACCCCGGGCCGCGGGGCAAGCACGTGCCGGGCCTGCTCGCCGAACTGCGCCGGCTGCACCGGATCGGCATCGACCACGTCATCGGCCCGGTACGGGGAGCCGACCAGCAGGCGGCCCTCCAGCTGCTCGGAGAACGCGTCGTTCCCGAGGCAGCGCATTTCTGA
- a CDS encoding SpoIIE family protein phosphatase yields MTTTTSLDAVTLGKQLNASDISDTAIALLDEQGMVAAWTHTAERLVGFCAGDVVGRSAALVLPSFKEATTTSAFVERCRAENGWSGATAVRHGDGRVLDASVRLTMLHGQDGTARWLASVTDAVPQSGDAIDRSVRGPLLARAPIGVGIRDRQLRSTYVNDVAENHDGLSRDRRLGRRFTEVLPGVNAETIEAVMRQVLQNGATKIHEYRTWLPTSQGPEHQFAVSFQCLQGADGRALGVCIIGADVTASRRTRERLAVLSQASTRLGSTLDVTQASQELADLAVPLLADHVAVDLEQSISFGEGPPVRIGATGKHLPGLRRAGLASIHQGVPESPWACGEPVFVPPVSPFTDVLRAGKSFLEPVLDTASGAWIDEMPELARSVREHGAHSIMIVPIRVRRSLLGVALFVRTKDPVPFHEVDLLLAEELVGRAAQSLHNARQYARKHTAALTLQRHLLPRRLTGGTAVEAASRYLPADLDHGVGGDWFDVIPLSGARVALVVGDVIGHGLHAAATMGRLRTAVHTLAAMELPPDELLAQLDDTVQRLGEEDADTPDQPPAVVGATCLYAVYDPATRRCTMASAGHPPPAIIDPQGQVTYLGLPPGAPLGVGLGDPPESVELELAEGSILALYTDGLIETRDHDIEEGMRRLGSVLAQPGRSLEDLCDIATQSLPDQAPCDDVTLLLVRTRSLGPARVASWTLPGDRSAVSSARTLAARQLTEWGLQGLQDATKLIVSELVTNAIRHGTGQIELRLVRHQVLTCEVSDTGPCTPRPRRARTMDENGRGLFLVTNLSRRWGSRPIPGGKVVWAEQNLPHTSGLRSAA; encoded by the coding sequence TTGACGACTACGACCAGCCTCGACGCAGTGACACTCGGTAAGCAGTTGAACGCGTCCGACATATCCGACACGGCCATCGCGCTGCTCGACGAGCAGGGGATGGTCGCCGCATGGACACACACCGCCGAGCGGCTCGTCGGATTCTGTGCCGGGGACGTCGTGGGCCGGTCCGCCGCACTCGTGCTGCCGTCTTTCAAGGAAGCGACGACGACATCAGCGTTTGTCGAGCGGTGCCGTGCCGAGAACGGGTGGTCAGGGGCGACGGCAGTGCGCCACGGGGACGGCCGCGTACTCGACGCCAGCGTACGGCTCACGATGCTGCACGGTCAGGACGGGACAGCGCGATGGCTCGCGTCCGTGACCGACGCCGTCCCGCAGTCCGGGGACGCGATCGACAGATCGGTGCGGGGACCGCTTCTCGCCCGCGCGCCGATCGGTGTCGGCATTCGCGACCGGCAACTGCGGTCCACCTACGTGAACGACGTTGCCGAGAACCACGACGGCCTTTCCCGTGACCGACGTCTCGGACGTCGATTCACCGAGGTACTGCCCGGTGTCAATGCCGAAACCATCGAGGCGGTGATGCGGCAGGTTCTCCAGAACGGTGCGACCAAGATCCACGAGTACCGGACGTGGCTGCCGACGAGTCAGGGCCCGGAGCACCAGTTCGCGGTTTCGTTCCAGTGCCTCCAGGGCGCCGACGGCCGAGCGCTGGGGGTGTGCATCATCGGCGCTGACGTCACCGCGAGCCGGCGGACGCGTGAGCGCCTCGCCGTCCTCAGCCAGGCCAGTACGCGTCTGGGCAGCACCCTGGATGTGACGCAGGCCAGCCAGGAACTGGCCGACCTGGCCGTGCCGTTGCTCGCCGACCACGTCGCCGTGGACCTGGAGCAGTCGATCTCGTTCGGGGAGGGGCCCCCGGTCCGCATCGGCGCGACGGGCAAGCATCTCCCCGGTCTCCGGCGTGCCGGTCTGGCCTCGATCCACCAGGGGGTCCCGGAATCCCCCTGGGCGTGCGGCGAGCCGGTGTTCGTGCCGCCGGTCTCACCCTTCACCGACGTCCTGCGTGCCGGGAAGTCCTTCCTGGAGCCGGTCCTGGACACCGCCTCGGGCGCATGGATCGACGAGATGCCGGAACTGGCGCGCAGCGTCCGTGAGCACGGCGCGCACTCGATCATGATCGTACCCATCCGTGTACGGCGCTCCCTGCTGGGCGTGGCGCTGTTCGTCCGCACGAAGGATCCCGTGCCGTTCCATGAGGTCGATCTCCTCCTGGCCGAAGAACTCGTCGGCCGCGCCGCGCAGTCGTTGCACAACGCCCGTCAGTACGCCCGCAAACACACCGCCGCCCTCACGCTGCAACGCCATCTGCTGCCCCGCCGGTTGACAGGCGGCACAGCGGTCGAGGCGGCGTCGCGCTACCTGCCCGCGGACCTGGACCACGGTGTCGGCGGCGACTGGTTCGACGTGATCCCGCTGTCCGGCGCACGGGTGGCGCTCGTCGTCGGCGACGTGATCGGACACGGCCTCCACGCCGCCGCGACCATGGGCAGGCTCCGCACCGCCGTCCACACCCTCGCCGCCATGGAGCTGCCTCCCGACGAACTGCTGGCCCAGCTCGACGACACGGTCCAACGGCTGGGCGAGGAAGACGCCGACACCCCGGACCAGCCCCCCGCGGTGGTGGGCGCCACCTGCCTGTACGCCGTCTACGACCCGGCCACCCGCCGGTGCACCATGGCGAGCGCCGGGCATCCCCCGCCCGCGATCATCGACCCGCAGGGGCAGGTCACGTACCTCGGCCTTCCCCCCGGAGCCCCCCTGGGTGTCGGCCTGGGGGACCCTCCCGAATCCGTGGAACTGGAACTGGCCGAGGGAAGCATCCTCGCCCTGTACACCGACGGCCTGATCGAGACCCGCGACCACGACATCGAAGAGGGAATGCGCCGGCTGGGCAGCGTCCTCGCACAACCGGGCCGGTCTCTTGAAGACCTCTGCGACATCGCAACGCAGTCCCTTCCGGACCAGGCACCGTGCGACGACGTCACACTCCTGCTCGTCCGCACCCGCTCCCTCGGCCCGGCCCGGGTCGCCTCCTGGACACTGCCCGGTGACCGGTCCGCCGTCAGCAGCGCCCGCACCCTGGCCGCACGACAGCTGACGGAATGGGGCCTGCAAGGTCTTCAGGACGCCACGAAACTGATCGTCAGCGAACTCGTCACCAACGCCATCCGCCACGGCACCGGACAGATCGAGCTACGGCTCGTCCGGCACCAAGTCCTGACCTGCGAAGTGTCCGACACCGGTCCCTGCACCCCGCGTCCGCGTCGCGCACGCACCATGGACGAGAACGGCCGCGGCCTCTTCCTCGTCACCAACCTGTCCCGCAGGTGGGGCTCCCGCCCGATACCGGGCGGCAAGGTCGTCTGGGCCGAACAGAACCTCCCCCACACATCCGGCCTCCGATCGGCCGCCTGA
- a CDS encoding SDR family oxidoreductase, whose amino-acid sequence MIRRRVLVTGASKGIGRALAEQLAGEGHTLVGIARSAPQSFPGEFHEADLADRAATDQVLGEVMGAGPVDAVVNNVGMVRPAPVGEVALSDLDAVLDMNVRTAVQIVQAVLPGMLERSWGRVVNVTSLVTLGLPDRTSYGAAKAALEFLTRGWAGELAAHGITVNAVAPGPTETELFRENNPPGSASAARYLATVPMGRFGRPDELAAAIAFLLSEKAGFITGQILRVDGGASIGRNSV is encoded by the coding sequence GTGATCCGCAGACGAGTACTCGTCACGGGCGCGTCCAAAGGCATCGGCCGCGCCCTCGCCGAGCAGCTGGCAGGAGAAGGCCACACCCTCGTGGGCATCGCCCGCAGCGCACCGCAGTCCTTTCCCGGCGAGTTCCACGAAGCCGACCTTGCCGACCGTGCGGCCACCGATCAGGTCCTGGGCGAAGTGATGGGCGCGGGGCCGGTCGACGCCGTGGTCAACAATGTGGGGATGGTGCGGCCCGCGCCCGTCGGGGAGGTCGCTCTGTCCGACCTCGACGCGGTTCTCGACATGAACGTGCGCACCGCGGTCCAGATCGTCCAGGCCGTCCTGCCCGGCATGCTGGAGCGGTCCTGGGGCCGCGTGGTGAACGTCACCAGCCTGGTCACCCTGGGGCTGCCCGATCGAACGTCCTACGGTGCGGCCAAGGCCGCCCTGGAGTTCTTGACGCGAGGCTGGGCCGGAGAGCTTGCCGCACACGGGATCACCGTCAACGCGGTCGCCCCGGGCCCCACCGAGACCGAGTTGTTCCGGGAGAACAACCCGCCCGGGTCGGCCTCAGCCGCCCGCTACCTGGCGACCGTTCCCATGGGAAGGTTCGGGCGCCCGGACGAGCTCGCAGCCGCCATCGCCTTCCTGCTCTCCGAGAAGGCGGGTTTCATCACCGGCCAGATCCTGCGCGTCGACGGCGGTGCGAGCATCGGCCGCAACAGCGTCTGA
- a CDS encoding LLM class flavin-dependent oxidoreductase, which produces MAATLDIVSGGRLELGLGTGWNQEESSAYGIELGTPKERSDRFEEACEVITGLLSRESTTFKGSSYELTGARCNPKPVQRPYPSLCIGGSGEKRTLRTAARFAQHWNFDSGTVGRFIRARRTPPVLRRRPPGPGGDPAVEPGAVQRRSGRDGGQRRRARRGRCGACHRLSAAALHRRRAGTAGNSAGPAGLSPGPAPSAALRRPG; this is translated from the coding sequence ATGGCGGCAACGCTCGACATCGTGTCCGGCGGCCGGCTGGAGCTCGGCCTCGGGACCGGCTGGAACCAGGAGGAGTCCAGTGCCTACGGCATCGAGCTGGGCACCCCGAAAGAGCGCAGCGACCGGTTCGAGGAGGCGTGCGAGGTCATCACCGGTCTGCTCAGCCGGGAGAGCACGACGTTCAAAGGCAGCTCCTACGAGCTGACCGGCGCCCGCTGCAACCCCAAGCCCGTGCAGCGGCCGTACCCGTCGCTGTGCATCGGCGGCAGCGGCGAGAAGCGCACCCTGCGCACCGCCGCCCGCTTCGCACAGCACTGGAACTTCGACAGCGGCACGGTCGGGCGGTTCATCCGCGCGCGACGTACTCCACCAGTACTGCGCCGACGTCCGCCGGGGCCCGGCGGAGATCCTGCTGTCGAGCCAGGTGCGGTTCAGCGGCGATCCGGCCGCGACGGCGGCCAGCGCCGCCGAGCTCGGCGAGGCCGGTGCGGAGCTTGCCATCGTCTATCTGCCGCCGCCCTGCACCGCCGCCGTGCTGGAACCGCTGGCAACAGCGCTGGGCCGGCCGGCCTGAGCCCAGGACCGGCGCCCTCCGCAGCCCTGCGCCGACCTGGATGA
- the wrbA gene encoding NAD(P)H:quinone oxidoreductase: MIYYSSTGTVHELAESVAEGARKEGAEVRLLRVAELAPKEAIATNEAWAAHMVATEDIPMATPDDIEWADAVIFGSPTRFGNIASQLKQFIDTLGGLWAQGKLADKIYSGFTATATAHGGQESTLLALYNSVHHFGGIIVTPGYTDPVKFADGNPYGTSHVNGQGAVPVDDTARAAAVYQGKRVAAVTAQFKNA, encoded by the coding sequence GTGATCTACTACTCCTCCACCGGGACGGTCCACGAGCTGGCGGAGTCGGTGGCCGAGGGCGCCCGCAAGGAAGGCGCGGAGGTACGGCTTCTGCGCGTCGCCGAACTGGCCCCCAAGGAGGCCATCGCCACCAACGAGGCCTGGGCGGCGCACATGGTGGCCACCGAGGACATCCCCATGGCGACCCCGGACGACATCGAGTGGGCGGACGCCGTCATCTTCGGCTCCCCCACCCGGTTCGGCAACATCGCCAGCCAGCTCAAGCAGTTCATCGACACCCTCGGCGGCCTGTGGGCCCAGGGCAAGCTGGCCGACAAGATCTACAGCGGCTTCACCGCCACCGCCACCGCGCACGGCGGGCAGGAGTCCACGCTGCTGGCCCTGTACAACTCCGTCCACCACTTCGGCGGCATCATCGTCACGCCCGGGTACACCGACCCCGTGAAGTTCGCCGACGGCAACCCCTACGGCACCAGCCACGTCAACGGCCAGGGAGCGGTCCCCGTCGACGACACCGCCCGTGCCGCCGCCGTCTACCAGGGCAAGCGCGTGGCCGCCGTCACCGCGCAGTTCAAGAACGCCTGA
- a CDS encoding MarR family winged helix-turn-helix transcriptional regulator: MSDVDPLAAEEERFWRALMRVIIALPRSLDDDLLRATGLTLTEYVVLMSLSEAENQELRMTDLAAASALSASRITRIVDTLQARGQVTKRRHEGDGRGNVASLTPEGLKRLQAAYPVHLASARKRVVDQLDGRSLPALVRQFEAVVKKLD, translated from the coding sequence ATGAGTGACGTTGATCCGCTGGCCGCCGAGGAAGAGCGATTCTGGCGTGCCCTGATGCGCGTCATCATCGCGCTCCCGCGCTCGCTGGACGACGATCTGCTGCGGGCCACGGGTCTGACGCTCACCGAGTACGTCGTCCTCATGAGTCTCTCCGAAGCGGAGAACCAGGAGCTGCGGATGACGGATCTCGCCGCGGCCAGCGCCCTGTCGGCAAGCCGGATCACCCGGATCGTGGACACGCTCCAGGCCCGGGGCCAGGTGACCAAGCGGCGCCACGAAGGCGACGGGCGGGGCAATGTGGCCTCTTTGACCCCCGAGGGGCTGAAGCGTCTTCAGGCCGCCTACCCCGTTCATCTGGCGAGTGCCCGTAAGCGGGTCGTCGACCAGCTCGACGGACGCTCCCTGCCCGCTCTGGTGAGGCAGTTCGAGGCCGTTGTGAAAAAGCTGGACTGA